A genome region from Megalobrama amblycephala isolate DHTTF-2021 linkage group LG18, ASM1881202v1, whole genome shotgun sequence includes the following:
- the srsf1b gene encoding serine/arginine-rich splicing factor 1B → MSGGVIRGPAGNNDCRIYVGNLPPDIRTKDVEDVFYKYGAIRDIDLKNRRGGPPFAFVEFEDPRDAEDAVYGRDGYDYDGYRLRVEFPRSGRGGGRGGGGGVGAPRGRYGPPSRRSEYRVIVSGLPPSGSWQDLKDHMREAGDVCYADVFRDGTGVVEFVRKEDMTYAVRKLDNTKFRSHEGETAYIRVKVDGPRSPSYGRSRSRSRSRSRSRSNSRSRSYSPRRSRGSPRYSPRHSRSRSRT, encoded by the exons ATGTCTGGCGGTGTAATTCGAGGGCCTGCAGGGAACAACGACTGTCGGATTTACGTGGGTAATTTACCCCCCGATATTCGCACCAAGGACGTAGAGGATGTGTTTTATAAATACGGAGCCATTCGGGATATCGACCTTAAAAACAGAAGAGGAGGTCCACCGTTTGCTTTCGTGGAGTTCGAGGACCCAAG AGATGCAGAGGACGCTGTATATGGACGAGATGGCTATGACTATGACGGCTATCGTCTTCGAGTGGAGTTCCCAAGAAGTGGCAGGGGAGGTGGGAGAGGTGGAGGTGGTGGTGTTGGAGCTCCCAGAGGCAGATATGGCCCTCCATCCAGGCGTTCGGAGTACAGGGTCATAGTGTCAG gACTTCCTCCTAGTGGCAGCTGGCAGGACCTTAAGGATCACATGCGTGAAGCAGGTGATGTATGTTATGCTGACGTTTTCCGAGATGGCACCGGCGTTGTGGAGTTTGTGCGCAAAGAAGACATGACCTACGCCGTTCGAAAGCTGGATAACACTAAGTTCCGGTCACATGAG GGGGAGACGGCTTACATTCGCGTAAAGGTGGATGGCCCGCGCAGCCCCAGTTATGGGCGCTCGCGCTCTCGCAGCCGCAGCAGGAGTCGCAGCAGGAGCAACAGCCGCAGTCGCAGCTACTCTCCACGCCGCAGCCGAGGATCGCCACGTTACTCGCCCCGCCACAGCCGCTCCCGTTCCCGCACCTAA
- the dynll2b gene encoding dynein, light chain, LC8-type 2b, translating to MTDRKAVIKNADMSEDMQQDAVDCATQAMEKYNIEKDIAAYIKKEFDKKYNPTWHCIVGRNFGSYVTHETKHFIYFYLGQVAILLFKSG from the exons ATGACTGACAGGAAGGCAGTAATAAAGAACGCTGATATGTCTGAGGACATGCAGCAGGATGCTGTGGATTGTGCCACACAGGCCATGGAGAAGTACAATATTGAGAAAGACATCGCTGCATATATCAAAAAG GAGTTTGATAAGAAGTATAATCCAACATGGCATTGTATTGTGGGACGGAACTTTGGCAGTTACGTGACGCATGAAACAAAGCATTTCATCTACTTTTACTTGGGTCAAGTGGCCATTCTACTCTTCAAATCGGGCTGA